One Denticeps clupeoides chromosome 12, fDenClu1.1, whole genome shotgun sequence genomic window carries:
- the sh2d5 gene encoding SH2 domain-containing protein 5 isoform X2 has translation MAHALRRVSISTARPSDSQFAFVSHNPGSSDAQLYCHLFKARHTRAAQFLNMLLCRCFQLAYLEQYPEEAHDESVEHKPAHTPSLLNQGFPLSVSALVSFRRAPFLGLFPGAKTPSKPNMEQQPSSPDEGLPTSPTLVRKEAIRPKTLRSGAYRSFTYTPHKQRHLLERLNTPKGKEQASPPVQRVRAPRLAETEEALAQAVWCWTGISNQCSTLLISEDVLGSYLLCPHPKKPNRGTLIIRFPSGLATYFLKTTPKGKFFLKRCHIEFDSIAALLEYYTEDKGELEYHLSCTRVNHGYEWEENFGMSRTAVPQHGHRKSSSRPVKRDCWI, from the exons ATGGCACATGCTTTGCGTAGGGTCTCAATCTCCACTGCCCGACCCTCAGACTCCCAGTTTGCATTCGTCTCACATAACCCTGGCAGTTCTGATGCCCAGCTGTACTGCCACCTGTTCAAGGCCAGGCACACTAGAGCA GCCCAGTTCCTGAACATGCTGCTGTGCCGCTGCTTCCAGCTGGCGTACCTGGAGCAGTACCCGGAGGAAGCCCACGACGAGTCTGTGGAGCACAAGCCGGCTCACACCCCGTCCCTTCTAAACCAAGGCTTCCCCCTCAGCGTCAGCGCATTGGTGTCCTTCCGGCGAGCACCATTTCTGGGCCTCTTTCCTGGAGCCAAG ACCCCATCAaaaccaaacatggagcagcagcCAAGCAGTCCAGACGAAGGTCTCCCCACCTCACCAACCCTGGTGCGCAAAGAGGCCATCCGGCCCAAAACTCTGCGTTCTGGGGCTTACCGGTCATTCACCTACACCCCACACAAACAGCGCCACCTTCTGGAACGGCTGAATACACCTAAAG GAAAGGAGCAGGCCAGTCCCCCAGTGCAACGAGTGCGAGCCCCCAGACTGGCAGAAACTGAAGAAGCACTGGCTCAAGCCGTATGGTGCTGGACCGGGATCTCCAA TCAGTGCAGCACTTTGCTGATTTCTGAAGATGTTCTGGGTTCATATCTCCTGTGTCCCCATCCCAAGAAGCCAAACCGTGGAACCCTAATAATACGCTTCCCCTCGGGCCTGGCCACATATTTCTTAAAAACCACACCAAAAGGGAAATTTTTCCTCAAG AGATGCCACATTGAATTCGACAGCATCGCTGCACTGTTGGAGTACTACACAGAGGACAAGGGAGAGCTGGAGTATCATCTGAGCTGCACCCGCGTTAACCATGGCTATGAGTGGGAAGAGAACTTTGGCATGTCGCGCACTGCTGTCCCGCAGCATGGCCACAGAAAGAGCTCGAGTAGACCGGTCAAGCGGGACTGCTGGATCTAA
- the sh2d5 gene encoding SH2 domain-containing protein 5 isoform X1, whose protein sequence is MGEAPAPDGGGGTVTRSAEYVCSFPVEDRCLDEQIEQLHKQMKALKACKRRRSVSLKFSTKGIKVYDEDEETLLMAHALRRVSISTARPSDSQFAFVSHNPGSSDAQLYCHLFKARHTRAAQFLNMLLCRCFQLAYLEQYPEEAHDESVEHKPAHTPSLLNQGFPLSVSALVSFRRAPFLGLFPGAKTPSKPNMEQQPSSPDEGLPTSPTLVRKEAIRPKTLRSGAYRSFTYTPHKQRHLLERLNTPKGKEQASPPVQRVRAPRLAETEEALAQAVWCWTGISNQCSTLLISEDVLGSYLLCPHPKKPNRGTLIIRFPSGLATYFLKTTPKGKFFLKRCHIEFDSIAALLEYYTEDKGELEYHLSCTRVNHGYEWEENFGMSRTAVPQHGHRKSSSRPVKRDCWI, encoded by the exons ATGGGGGAGGCGCCGGCACcagacggcggcggcggcaccgTCACCAGGTCTGCAGAG tatgtcTGCTCCTTCCCTGTGGAGGACCGCTGCCTAGATGAGCAGATCGAGCAGTTGCACAAGCAGATGAAGGCTCTGAAG GCCTGCAAGAGGAGAAGATCTGTTTCCCTCAAGTTCTCCACCAAAGGAATCAAAGTgtatgatgaagatgaagag ACCCTCCTCATGGCACATGCTTTGCGTAGGGTCTCAATCTCCACTGCCCGACCCTCAGACTCCCAGTTTGCATTCGTCTCACATAACCCTGGCAGTTCTGATGCCCAGCTGTACTGCCACCTGTTCAAGGCCAGGCACACTAGAGCA GCCCAGTTCCTGAACATGCTGCTGTGCCGCTGCTTCCAGCTGGCGTACCTGGAGCAGTACCCGGAGGAAGCCCACGACGAGTCTGTGGAGCACAAGCCGGCTCACACCCCGTCCCTTCTAAACCAAGGCTTCCCCCTCAGCGTCAGCGCATTGGTGTCCTTCCGGCGAGCACCATTTCTGGGCCTCTTTCCTGGAGCCAAG ACCCCATCAaaaccaaacatggagcagcagcCAAGCAGTCCAGACGAAGGTCTCCCCACCTCACCAACCCTGGTGCGCAAAGAGGCCATCCGGCCCAAAACTCTGCGTTCTGGGGCTTACCGGTCATTCACCTACACCCCACACAAACAGCGCCACCTTCTGGAACGGCTGAATACACCTAAAG GAAAGGAGCAGGCCAGTCCCCCAGTGCAACGAGTGCGAGCCCCCAGACTGGCAGAAACTGAAGAAGCACTGGCTCAAGCCGTATGGTGCTGGACCGGGATCTCCAA TCAGTGCAGCACTTTGCTGATTTCTGAAGATGTTCTGGGTTCATATCTCCTGTGTCCCCATCCCAAGAAGCCAAACCGTGGAACCCTAATAATACGCTTCCCCTCGGGCCTGGCCACATATTTCTTAAAAACCACACCAAAAGGGAAATTTTTCCTCAAG AGATGCCACATTGAATTCGACAGCATCGCTGCACTGTTGGAGTACTACACAGAGGACAAGGGAGAGCTGGAGTATCATCTGAGCTGCACCCGCGTTAACCATGGCTATGAGTGGGAAGAGAACTTTGGCATGTCGCGCACTGCTGTCCCGCAGCATGGCCACAGAAAGAGCTCGAGTAGACCGGTCAAGCGGGACTGCTGGATCTAA
- the hp1bp3 gene encoding heterochromatin protein 1-binding protein 3, with translation MPVRRGAAAKAQEQAPPANPPDGEPEANPKESSQVEAAEEVAETPAPKAEAGTGEKDEGEPSAEGKTDGEAGGEADGEAKENGEKTDDTEKTGKEGAEEQGKKKKSKDKKEDMTDEKPRKVKRSIPAWATLPSDRRTTSKKSIPLQHPKVDDILVEAIQECKDKSGASVFVLMKYIMKKYSFLELDKRKFLLRKSVKRLVEKGVIKQLKGKGFVGRFSIGKLPANTTSKKQSMVVAPGLRAETLGDSLPLIFTRLCEPKEASYVLIKKYLTEHFPQFDVEKRPDTLKNALQKAVEKGQLEQITGKGASGTFQLKKSGEKAVSPLEDAIVTAITAMNEPKSCSITTLRKFLLETHKDRKENHVLCQLKKTLEKCKMMGWMEQITGHGLSGTYQLSYPYYPSPAILFPEKAEKLNKKQEDKAKRKRRVDSDDESEDEEDEDEDDDDESEDEEDEPPPKKRQVKKFAPKARRPPPSRRAPAKRPPPAKRPAPPAKRAAPPAKKAAAAPKKPAPLPAKKPAASKQAASTKKAAPPAKATPVKKAAPASKPKTPVAKKMTSRASKRPPPKKAAAEKGKAAAEEKPAARKSLREKKK, from the exons ATGCCTGTACGCCGAGGAGCAGCTGCCAAGGCCCAGGAGCAAGCCCCTCCAGCAAACCCCCCTGATGGAG AGCCTGAAGCGAACCCGAAGGAGTCGTCCCAGGTGGAGGCAGCAGAGGAGGTAGCAGAGACCCCTGCCCCCAAGGCTGAGGCTGGAACTGGGGAGAAGGACGAGGGGGAACCCTCGGCTGAAGGAAAGACTGATGGGGAGGCGGGTGGAGAGGCTGATGGGGAGGCTAAAGAGAACGGAGAGAAAACCGACGACACAGAGAAAACTGGCAAGGAAGGCGCTGAAGAgcaaggaaagaagaaaaaatctaAAGATAAGAAAGA GGATATGACTGACGAGAAACCGAGGAAGGTGAAAAGGTCCATTCCAGCCTGGGCCACTTTACCGTCTGATAGACGTACCACGTCCAAGAAGTCCATACCTCTACAGCACCCAAAAGTGGATGATATCCTCGTTGAAGCGATCCAG GAATGTAAAGACAAGTCTGGGGCTTCTGTTTTCGTATTAATGAAGTACATAATGAAGAAATACTCTTTTCTGGAGTTGGACAAGAGAAAGTTCCTTCTTAGGAAGTCTGTCAAGCGGCTGGTGGAAAAGGGAGTCATCAAACAG CTGAAGGGGAAAGGCTTCGTTGGACGTTTTTCAATTGGAAAGCTGCCTGCAAACACCACCAGTAAG AAACAATCGATGGTGGTTGCCCCAGGCCTGCGGGCGGAGACCCTTGGAGATTCACTGCCTCTCATCTTCACGCGTTTGTGCGAGCCCAAAGAGGCCTCCTACGTCCTCATCAAGAAGTACCTAACCGAGCACTTCCCTCAGTTTGATGTGGAGAAGAG GCCTGACACACTGAAAAATGCTCTCCAGAAAGCTGTGGAGAAAGGACAACTGGAGCAGATTACTGGCAAAGGAGCTTCTGGAACATTCCAA TTAAAGAAAAGTGGGGAAAAAGCAGTCAGCCCACTAGAAGATGCTATCGTGACTGCCATCACTGCCATGAACGAGCCGAAGTCCTGCAGCATCACAACGCTGCGCAAATTTCTCCTCGAGACCCACAAGGACAGAAAAGAGAATCACGTGT TGTGCCAGCTGAAGAAGACCTTGGAGAAGTGCAAGATGATGGGCTGGATGGAACAGATCACTGGTCATGGGCTGAGCGGCACCTACCAGCTCTCCTACCCCTACTACCCAAG CCCTGCCATCTTGTTCCCTGAGAAAGCtgaaaaactgaacaaaaaacagGAGGACAAGGCAAAACGCAAGAGGAGGGTCGACTCAGACGACGAGTCtgaagatgaggaggacgaggatgaggatgatgacgaCGAGTCTGAAGACGAGGAGGATGAACCTCCACCTAAGAA GAGACAAGTGAAGAAGTTTGCACCTAAGGCACGACGCCCCCCACCCAGCAGAAGGGCTCCAGCCAAGAGACCACCCCCCGCCAAGAGGCCAGCCCCGCCTGCAAAGAGAGCTGCTCCGCCTGCTAAGAAAGCAGCGGCGGCGCCCAAGAAGCCCGCTCCTCTGCCGGCAAAGAAACCTGCAGCCAGCAAACAAGCCGCCTCCACCAAGAAGGCTGCGCCCCCCGCTAAGGCCACGCCGGTCAAGAAAGCGGCCCCTGCGAGTAAGCCCAAAACGCCCGTCGCCAAAAAGATGACGAGCAGGGCGTCCAAGAGGCCGCCGCCCAAAAAAGCAGCAGCGGAGAAGGGCAAGGCAGCCGCCGAGGAGAAGCCAGCGGCTCGCAAGTCCctcagagagaagaagaagtga